One genomic region from Natrinema sp. DC36 encodes:
- a CDS encoding conjugal transfer protein produces the protein MSTNTADSEYSTRKIHQSLGGTTAFFRGYTIGELMLFLAVAFVTVVAATFVPAALTIPVLGFGIMLTILLFLLHKVKPRYLWLTEWLAARFGWAIKNKEYTHGGEDNSEVRYLTRLQRVYPHAVERTDGALVGAMQVEPANMALEDDDAWAKAVKSLSEFVNSTVDFPVKIYITSREVDDDDVVRAHQDRLGDADVRSRPVLKRLLEEYVTANTTESGDIDSETTTIREYYLITAVNDDDVEQFDKTGDSVLAYLAEMPMLGRFFDRFQTDELTDPERERLKEEQLESRLTQLRRGGSSLYRCSVSPVDAYDLARITKEYWSCQPEEYADITDALGTFPVVSHGISDGVPATPDPDDVLDAMDERTSTPEPGSDDRTEENTDEDLSISSGERLPDTSTMHQSVIAPATVDWETTYAVINDETYVRTFWIEQFPEEPSDGLLERLLLETDLQTDISIHLYPFDSQSAQDMMADWISDLKINQHDANSLKSEDLQDDIEQAKYMRSLVRANKASFYRGGVFIRLAADSEQALDNQTTRLRSIVKDAPANCTLKVASRWQERGLATVSPLGTNELGRDRMSTLTNQAIGAMFPFSSNYQMMDDGIEYGYHGHNGSPIRINPWELETGHSELVVGMPGAGKTFGDIMRHLRMMKRHNDTMLVLVDPVGGFRGIADALNAKTITVGGDTKLNPLEIRETPQHVLESSDGVSPLSAKKDEIYAVLENFLDARDIELGAETGVLSYVIDEAYRQAGVVEDDVSTHTSENSPTMQDVHRILCDIAENPDEHNIAASESARERAAQYADELAIAFQPFREGGSYENLSHRSEIDILEGDNKVVYIDLGQIEGSASGIDRQTFLMQLLLSTVYQQAKNTQRNVELAIDEAHYLFEDQANLDFLETAFRHQRHAGLRMVLLSQTAQEFYETEQAEKIIGMCPIKVFHKLPELDDRTADKIGLTKEQRQYVRGADAGKADLGYSQALVRVEEHGTYPLHVVADEFEKRVIDYESADQTFIQQVMNDESAELLAFEEFVESEAQQNALATRLDITAETASKLLEEDLTKTEILDAVVEQALEAETDTEEASIQTDGGASAPEQRTTEPECDN, from the coding sequence ATGAGTACGAATACAGCTGATAGCGAGTATAGTACGAGAAAGATCCATCAATCACTAGGCGGCACTACGGCGTTCTTCCGAGGGTACACGATCGGCGAACTCATGCTGTTTCTCGCGGTGGCGTTCGTCACTGTCGTTGCAGCGACGTTCGTCCCTGCTGCACTGACGATTCCGGTACTGGGATTCGGGATTATGCTCACGATCCTCCTGTTCTTGCTCCACAAGGTAAAGCCCAGATACCTCTGGCTCACTGAGTGGCTCGCTGCCCGCTTCGGCTGGGCGATCAAGAACAAGGAGTATACCCACGGTGGTGAGGACAACAGCGAGGTTCGGTATCTGACTCGCTTACAACGAGTGTACCCCCACGCTGTCGAACGAACGGATGGTGCACTCGTCGGAGCGATGCAAGTCGAGCCAGCGAACATGGCCCTCGAGGACGACGACGCATGGGCGAAGGCTGTAAAGTCGCTTTCTGAGTTCGTTAACTCGACTGTGGACTTCCCGGTGAAGATCTATATCACCAGCCGAGAGGTCGACGACGACGATGTTGTCCGTGCACACCAGGACCGACTCGGTGACGCTGATGTTCGGTCACGGCCGGTCTTGAAGCGGCTTCTCGAGGAATACGTCACCGCGAACACGACCGAAAGCGGAGATATCGACTCAGAGACGACAACGATCCGCGAGTACTACCTCATCACTGCAGTGAACGATGACGATGTCGAACAGTTCGACAAGACGGGTGACAGCGTCCTCGCCTATCTCGCAGAGATGCCCATGTTAGGTCGATTCTTCGACCGGTTCCAGACCGATGAGCTGACTGACCCTGAACGTGAGCGACTCAAAGAAGAGCAACTCGAGTCACGACTCACCCAGCTCCGACGCGGCGGCTCGTCGCTCTACCGGTGTTCAGTTAGCCCTGTCGACGCATACGACCTCGCTCGGATCACGAAGGAGTACTGGTCGTGTCAGCCTGAGGAGTACGCTGATATCACGGATGCACTCGGCACGTTCCCGGTCGTCTCTCACGGGATTAGCGATGGTGTTCCAGCAACGCCCGATCCCGATGATGTCCTCGATGCAATGGACGAACGGACCAGTACGCCGGAACCGGGTTCGGACGATCGTACTGAAGAGAATACCGACGAAGATCTCTCGATTTCCTCCGGCGAGCGGTTGCCAGATACGTCGACGATGCACCAGTCGGTTATCGCTCCAGCGACGGTCGATTGGGAGACGACCTACGCCGTGATCAACGACGAGACGTACGTCCGTACGTTCTGGATCGAACAGTTCCCTGAAGAACCGTCGGATGGCCTCCTCGAGCGTCTATTGCTCGAGACCGACCTTCAGACGGATATCAGTATCCACCTCTACCCGTTCGACAGCCAGTCGGCCCAAGACATGATGGCGGACTGGATCTCGGATTTGAAGATCAATCAGCACGACGCAAACAGCCTCAAATCCGAGGATCTCCAGGACGATATCGAGCAGGCGAAATACATGCGGTCGCTCGTTCGGGCGAACAAAGCGTCGTTCTACCGCGGTGGCGTGTTCATTCGCCTTGCCGCTGACAGCGAGCAAGCGCTCGACAATCAGACGACTCGCTTGCGGTCGATCGTCAAGGATGCCCCGGCGAACTGTACGCTCAAGGTTGCCAGCCGGTGGCAGGAACGTGGCCTCGCAACGGTGTCACCGCTCGGGACGAACGAACTCGGTCGCGATCGGATGTCCACACTGACGAATCAGGCGATCGGCGCGATGTTCCCGTTCTCGTCGAACTACCAGATGATGGACGACGGCATCGAATACGGCTATCACGGTCACAACGGCTCCCCCATCCGAATCAACCCGTGGGAACTCGAGACGGGGCACAGCGAACTCGTTGTCGGAATGCCGGGTGCTGGGAAGACGTTCGGCGACATCATGCGCCACCTTCGAATGATGAAGCGGCACAACGACACGATGCTCGTCCTCGTCGATCCAGTCGGCGGCTTCCGTGGTATCGCGGACGCTTTGAACGCGAAAACGATCACCGTCGGGGGCGACACGAAGCTAAATCCCCTCGAAATCAGAGAGACGCCACAGCACGTCCTCGAGTCCAGCGATGGGGTCTCTCCCCTCTCGGCGAAGAAAGACGAGATCTACGCCGTTCTCGAGAACTTCCTCGACGCGCGTGATATCGAACTCGGGGCTGAGACAGGTGTCCTCTCGTATGTGATCGACGAAGCCTATCGACAGGCAGGGGTTGTTGAGGACGACGTCTCGACGCACACGTCAGAGAACTCGCCGACGATGCAGGACGTCCACCGGATCCTCTGTGATATCGCCGAGAATCCGGACGAGCACAACATCGCTGCATCCGAATCCGCTCGCGAACGGGCCGCACAGTATGCCGACGAACTCGCGATTGCCTTCCAGCCCTTCCGCGAGGGTGGCTCCTACGAAAACCTCTCTCATCGCTCGGAGATCGATATTCTCGAGGGTGATAACAAAGTCGTCTATATCGATCTCGGCCAGATCGAGGGGAGTGCCTCGGGGATCGATCGGCAGACGTTCCTTATGCAATTGCTGCTGTCGACGGTCTACCAGCAGGCGAAGAACACCCAACGGAACGTCGAACTCGCGATCGACGAGGCACACTACCTCTTCGAGGATCAGGCCAATCTCGACTTCCTCGAGACGGCGTTCCGTCACCAACGCCATGCCGGTCTCCGAATGGTCTTACTTTCTCAGACCGCTCAAGAGTTCTACGAGACCGAGCAGGCCGAGAAGATCATCGGGATGTGTCCGATCAAAGTCTTCCACAAACTCCCCGAACTCGACGACCGGACGGCGGACAAAATCGGGTTGACAAAAGAACAGCGCCAGTACGTCAGAGGTGCCGACGCCGGGAAAGCGGACCTCGGATACAGTCAGGCACTCGTTCGCGTTGAGGAACACGGCACCTATCCCTTGCACGTGGTCGCAGACGAGTTTGAGAAGCGGGTTATCGACTACGAGTCAGCGGATCAGACCTTCATCCAGCAGGTGATGAACGACGAGTCAGCGGAACTACTCGCGTTCGAGGAATTCGTCGAGAGCGAGGCACAGCAAAACGCGCTTGCGACCCGTCTCGACATTACCGCTGAGACGGCGAGCAAGCTTCTCGAGGAGGATCTCACCAAGACGGAGATCCTCGATGCAGTCGTCGAACAGGCTCTTGAGGCAGAGACAGACACCGAAGAGGCATCGATCCAGACCGATGGCGGAGCGTCAGCTCCCGAACAGCGCACAACCGAACCCGAATGTGACAACTAA